A region of Crenobacter cavernae DNA encodes the following proteins:
- a CDS encoding recombinase family protein translates to MAVIGYARVSTFEQTLDLQRDALHEAGAVCIYEDKASGKTADRPELVHCLKALRDGDTLVVWRLDRLGRNLQDLIRIVNDLEARSIKFKSLKEAVDTSGPAGKLVFHLFAALAEFERELVRERTLAGLEAARARGRKGGRPQRLDSKQQRAALAMMKNREMSVAEIGRHFGVSRSTLYSLQAASRQSTELS, encoded by the coding sequence ATGGCAGTTATTGGATACGCGCGGGTCAGCACCTTCGAACAGACGCTCGACCTGCAGCGCGATGCTTTGCACGAGGCAGGAGCCGTTTGCATCTACGAGGACAAGGCGAGCGGCAAAACGGCCGACCGGCCGGAACTGGTCCATTGCCTGAAGGCGCTGCGTGATGGCGACACGCTGGTCGTATGGCGACTGGACCGGCTGGGGCGGAACCTGCAGGACCTCATCCGCATCGTCAACGACCTGGAGGCCCGCAGCATCAAGTTCAAGTCGCTGAAGGAGGCGGTCGATACCAGCGGTCCGGCAGGCAAGCTCGTCTTTCACCTGTTCGCGGCGCTGGCAGAGTTCGAACGGGAACTGGTCCGAGAGCGGACGCTGGCAGGCCTCGAGGCGGCCAGGGCCCGTGGCCGAAAGGGCGGCCGTCCGCAGCGATTGGACAGCAAACAGCAGCGCGCCGCACTGGCAATGATGAAAAACCGGGAGATGTCGGTCGCTGAAATTGGTCGGCACTTCGGGGTGTCTCGTTCCACCCTCTACAGCCTGCAAGCCGCGAGCAGGCAATCGACCGAATTGTCCTAA